The DNA region GTCGATCCTCTGGGCACTCGGCGGCTTCACGCCGTTTTACCGGCTCGTCTACGCGATCGTACCGGGCACGCACTATTTCCGCGCGCCGAGCACGATGATGTACGTCGGCATGTTCGCCGTCGCGGTGTTCGCGGGACTCGGCGCTGATCGGATTCTTTCGTATCGAACCAGCACGCGTTTCGCCATTGGATGGATCGTCGCCGCCGTCGTGATCGGAGCCATCGGCGCGACGGGCGGATTCACTTCACTCGGCCACGTCGTCGCATCGACCTTCCCGACGGGATTTCCGCCGCGCGACCAGGCCATCGACGCGAATGCACCGGAGGTGGCCTTCGGATCGCTGAGGTCCGCACTGGTACTCATCCTCGTCGCGGGAGTGTGCTGGGCGCTGGCGACCAAACGCATCGGGGCGAAAGTCGCGGCGATCGCATTTCTCGTCCTCGTCGGTCTCGATCTTTGGTCGATCGAACGCGTCTACTGGCAGTTCGACGCACCGGCCTCGAAGCTGTACGCGTCGGATCCCGCGATCGACAGCGTGCGGGCAGCCAAGGAACCTGGACGCGTGGTGGCCCTCGACGCGACGGGAGCCGGCTACGAGGTCGGCGATCCCGCGTTCGTCGGCGACGCCTTGATGTCGCACGACATCCGCACGCTGATCGGCTATCACGGCAACGAGCTCAATCGGTACGAGAAGCTGCTCGACAAGATGGAGCCCGACGCCCGCTACCCAGACGACCAACAAATCAATCCCGCGATCTGGCGCCATGAGAACGTCCAGTATCTGTACACGACGCTGCCGGAGTCTGTCATGGCGCGCGCGCAGGCACAGTTGCATTGGTCCGAAGCGCCGAGGAAGATCGTTGGTCCGGTGGCCGACGCCGTGGGGACACCGGTCTACCTCTATCGGCTTCCCGGCGACAATCCTGCCGCGTGGGTCGCGAGCGCAGTTGTGAAGGCGACCGACGAGCAGGCGCTGGCCACAGTCCGCGATCAGCGGTTCGATCCGACGCGGGCCGCTCTGGTCGACCCCTCGGTCGATCCCAACGCGACGTCGCCGACGTCGCCCCCTCCGCCCGCACCTCAGAGGGCCGCAACGACGCGATTCGAACCCGGCGCGATCGACGTGCAGCTCGACACGCCCGCCACGGCGGGGCAGGCTCTCGTCGTATCAGAGAACTACTATCCCGGCTGGCGCGCCGTGGTGGATGGGAAGGCGGTCAGTCCCCTGCGAATGAACTACAATCTGATCGGGGTGCCTCTCCCGGCGGGCGCCCGTTCGATACAGCTCCGTTTCACGGATGCCGCTTACGAAACGGGAAAGGCGGTGACCATTGTGGCACTTCTGGCGGCATTGATCGTCTGGATTGGAGGTGGGGTCGTCGACCGAAAGGCGGCAGTCCCCACCGGGGCCTGACACGGAACTAGTTTGTGCCCGGCGCTCGACCCGAATCCCGCTGGCGAAGCAGTCGGTGGAAACGAGGTCGGGACTACCCAAGGGGACACTCCAAATGGCGTCACACGCCGTCCGATCACACACCGTGCGAAATCGTCTGTTCCTCCCGACCATCGCCGCGCTCGCATTCGCCGGCGCCTGCGGATCCACCGAGCCGAAAGTCGACGTCACGCCGGCGACCATCACCGGCACGCCGACCGACACGATCCGAGCGACGGTTGGCTCCACGGTCGTGACGCCGTTGACAGTCGTCGTGAAGAACAAGGCGGGGAGTCCGATCGACAGCGCGCTCGTCACATTCGCCATCACGGGCGGCGGTGGAACCGTGAGCTCGGCCAGCGTTCGAACCGACGTGAATGGGCAGGCGATCACGACGTGGACGCTCGGGCCGACGGCCGGCGTGCAGAGCGCCAGCGCGACGGCGACCGGTCTCACGGCCGTCAGCTTCGTCGCGCTCGCCGCACCCGGCGCGGCGTCAGCCGTCACCAAGGCGGGCGGCGACGCGCAGTCAGCGGTTGCCGGCGCCAATGTCCCCGTCGCGCCGTCGGTGAAGGTGGCCGACGCTTTCGGCAATCCGCTCCCCAACATTCTCGTGACCTTCGCCGTCGCCAGCGGCGGCGGCTCGGTGACGGGTGCGCTCGCGAACACGAACGCGTCGGGTATCGCGACGATTGGCTCTTGGAAGTTGGGCGGCGCAATCGGCGCGAATTCGCTCACCGCGACGGTGGCCTCGCTGCCGGCGGTGACGTTCACCGCCACCGGCACGGTGGGTTCCGCGTCGCAGGTGAATATCACCAACACCGCGCCCACGCTCGCCACGGGGCAGACGTTCAAGCTCACGGCGCAGGCGCTCGACGCGAACAACAATCCGGTCCCCAACGCGACCATCACCTGGTCGAGCAGTAACACGGCCGTGGCCACGATCGACGCGGGTGGCACGGTGACCGCGGTGGCGTCCGGCAACACGACCATTACCGCCGCCTCCGGGACGGGCACTGGGACGCAGGTCGTCAGCGTCATCGGCCACCCGGCGGGCGTCATCGTCGGCGCCGCGTCGCTGGGCGGCTTCATGAAGAGCCTCGCCGTCGGAAAGACGACGGCATACGCGGGCGTCTTTACGGGGAACGCCGTTGGCTCGGTCACCCTCGCGACCGCGACAGCTGGCGCAGCCACCATCCCGGTCGGCGGCAACGTCGTCGACGTGGCGGTCGGCGGGTCCACCATCGTGGCGGTCACCGGCGCCCCAACGCCGACTTTGGTCCTGATCGACGCCGGGACGCAGGCGGTCACGCAGACGATCGACATGGGCGGCATCAACCCGTTCCACGTGGCGATCACGTCGGACGGCAAGAAGATCTTCGTCGATCGCGCGGACTTCAGCCTGGTCACGATCGACGCCGCGTCGGGCGCCATCACCTCGACGATCAGCGTTCCGGGCATCGGCAACGCGATGAAGATGGCCGCTGGTGACTCGCTGCTCTACATCGGCACCGCGCTCGGCACGGTCTTCGAAATCGATGCCCGCACCAGCCAAGTCAAACGCACGCTGCGCCCGACGTCGGTCGTGAGCGA from Gemmatimonadaceae bacterium includes:
- a CDS encoding YfhO family protein, yielding MATASTQATRTRSSAPPPPPSRSAPPASAALPAPRFATAWAALVYIVASMLLAYPALSGQFLINTRSDQYKAGYAFREFAANWIRSGHGFPQWNPYLLGGMPYVAAMHGDIFYPTFLLRMVMPTDRAMTWEFVIHLVLAGLFTYQFLRAWNVSFYAALIGGLAYMVSGPIAGYASPGHDGKLFVSALLPLALLLVTRGMRDGKHWAWGALAVTVGLAVLSPHPQLLQYFLLTSGAFALYLAFADTGAGKPDRAVVIRRLAFAGGAVLLGLAIGAIQFWPVKEYVPWSPRGGGRGYEFATSFSMPIEELINTIIPQFSGILDHYWGRNGIHFHSEYAGAAAIFLATAAIGAGTRVSFRRFWGGALVVSILWALGGFTPFYRLVYAIVPGTHYFRAPSTMMYVGMFAVAVFAGLGADRILSYRTSTRFAIGWIVAAVVIGAIGATGGFTSLGHVVASTFPTGFPPRDQAIDANAPEVAFGSLRSALVLILVAGVCWALATKRIGAKVAAIAFLVLVGLDLWSIERVYWQFDAPASKLYASDPAIDSVRAAKEPGRVVALDATGAGYEVGDPAFVGDALMSHDIRTLIGYHGNELNRYEKLLDKMEPDARYPDDQQINPAIWRHENVQYLYTTLPESVMARAQAQLHWSEAPRKIVGPVADAVGTPVYLYRLPGDNPAAWVASAVVKATDEQALATVRDQRFDPTRAALVDPSVDPNATSPTSPPPPAPQRAATTRFEPGAIDVQLDTPATAGQALVVSENYYPGWRAVVDGKAVSPLRMNYNLIGVPLPAGARSIQLRFTDAAYETGKAVTIVALLAALIVWIGGGVVDRKAAVPTGA
- a CDS encoding Ig-like domain-containing protein, with translation MASHAVRSHTVRNRLFLPTIAALAFAGACGSTEPKVDVTPATITGTPTDTIRATVGSTVVTPLTVVVKNKAGSPIDSALVTFAITGGGGTVSSASVRTDVNGQAITTWTLGPTAGVQSASATATGLTAVSFVALAAPGAASAVTKAGGDAQSAVAGANVPVAPSVKVADAFGNPLPNILVTFAVASGGGSVTGALANTNASGIATIGSWKLGGAIGANSLTATVASLPAVTFTATGTVGSASQVNITNTAPTLATGQTFKLTAQALDANNNPVPNATITWSSSNTAVATIDAGGTVTAVASGNTTITAASGTGTGTQVVSVIGHPAGVIVGAASLGGFMKSLAVGKTTAYAGVFTGNAVGSVTLATATAGAATIPVGGNVVDVAVGGSTIVAVTGAPTPTLVLIDAGTQAVTQTIDMGGINPFHVAITSDGKKIFVDRADFSLVTIDAASGAITSTISVPGIGNAMKMAAGDSLLYIGTALGTVFEIDARTSQVKRTLRPTSVVSDLAVSRDGKTLYTIDGSSNDVTMTALAGGGLSGTVTFAAIPQGVAISPDNQALWVSLNGSVFNAPFQDGTFSTDLVSSNIPIPGPGAPNLIVMSPLGDFVVTIDGSSNKIYVLK